The following are encoded in a window of Chthoniobacterales bacterium genomic DNA:
- a CDS encoding glycoside hydrolase family 130 protein produces the protein MKIHPTGVEFRPDSRRVVVRSFISSDPVKVENIIRRALSLTEAEIEAQLALVRADFGDRHIDLDKSWLRHFEKVRPLVPAEVWLSGDRQLFIGALCSGEYALESAALFNPSIVPHPDQTRLETGDLRFILSLRATGEGHISSIEFRTGVIHADHSVTMEKTTPFVTLPELDTNPIFHKATFLHKLTELGLENDWAAAVMGPLEDAFTLQELERQQSLASETQPDSRDVARTMEIMHWLAESNYSIHFNPTTTVSERIIFPVSSNESNGIEDARFVRFVDDKDGSVTYFATYTAYNGRAILPQLIETTDFLHFRIRTLNGRAAQNKGMALFPRRIGGRYAMLSRQDDENLFLMLSDNRHFWSDPQLIQCPTQPWEMVKIGNCGSPIETEEGWIVITHGVGPMRKYCIGAILLDLDDPTKVIGRLAQPLLKPEGIEREGYVPNVVYTCGALAHGGRIILPYGFSDSGATIVSFQICELLDQMLPAV, from the coding sequence ATGAAAATCCATCCCACCGGAGTCGAATTTCGCCCCGACAGCAGACGCGTCGTCGTCCGTTCCTTCATCTCCAGCGACCCGGTCAAAGTCGAAAACATCATCCGCCGCGCCCTGTCTCTCACCGAGGCCGAGATCGAGGCGCAACTCGCCCTCGTCCGCGCCGACTTTGGCGACCGCCACATCGATCTCGACAAAAGCTGGCTGCGCCACTTCGAAAAAGTTCGTCCGCTCGTTCCCGCCGAAGTCTGGCTTTCCGGCGACCGCCAGCTCTTCATCGGCGCGCTCTGCTCCGGCGAATACGCCCTCGAATCCGCCGCGCTTTTCAATCCCTCCATCGTCCCGCATCCGGATCAAACTCGACTGGAAACGGGCGACCTCCGCTTTATTCTCAGCCTTCGCGCCACGGGAGAGGGCCACATTTCCTCCATCGAGTTTCGCACCGGTGTCATCCATGCCGATCACTCGGTGACGATGGAAAAAACCACCCCGTTCGTCACGCTGCCGGAGTTGGATACGAATCCGATCTTTCACAAGGCCACCTTCCTCCACAAACTCACCGAACTCGGCCTCGAAAATGACTGGGCCGCCGCCGTCATGGGTCCCTTGGAGGACGCCTTTACCCTCCAGGAACTCGAGCGCCAGCAATCGCTCGCCAGTGAAACACAACCCGACTCCCGCGATGTCGCCCGCACCATGGAGATCATGCACTGGCTCGCGGAATCGAATTACTCGATCCATTTCAACCCGACGACCACCGTCTCGGAGCGCATCATTTTTCCCGTGTCCTCCAATGAGAGCAACGGCATCGAGGACGCCCGGTTTGTGCGCTTCGTGGACGACAAAGATGGCAGCGTGACCTATTTCGCCACCTACACCGCCTACAACGGTCGCGCCATTCTCCCGCAACTCATCGAGACGACGGATTTTCTGCACTTCCGCATTCGCACCTTGAATGGACGCGCTGCGCAGAACAAAGGCATGGCGCTTTTCCCCCGGCGCATCGGCGGACGCTACGCCATGCTCTCGCGCCAGGACGACGAAAACCTCTTCCTCATGCTCTCCGACAACCGCCATTTCTGGAGCGACCCCCAGCTTATCCAGTGCCCGACCCAGCCTTGGGAAATGGTAAAGATCGGCAACTGCGGCTCGCCCATCGAGACCGAGGAAGGCTGGATCGTCATCACCCACGGCGTCGGTCCGATGCGCAAATACTGCATCGGCGCGATCCTCCTCGATCTCGACGACCCCACGAAAGTCATTGGACGCCTCGCCCAGCCGCTGCTCAAACCGGAGGGCATCGAGCGCGAGGGCTACGTGCCCAACGTCGTTTACACCTGCGGCGCACTGGCCCACGGCGGACGCATCATTCTCCCCTACGGCTTCAGCGACAGCGGCGCGACGATTGTTAGTTTCCAGATCTGTGAATTGCTCGACCAGATGCTCCCGGCGGTTTAG
- a CDS encoding DUF6662 family protein → MKKLTLFLTSLAVGLGGFTTPSLHADEHLFGWVRGAETLPAGHFDAYQFVTLRTGKVSGQYHAWDYDTEVEYGITDQFQVGVSVTNHYFNLKNVEELDNGKNLLFGGVEASAKYRLLSPFKDGIGLALRMEGGYLVKDDVGGLDQKEWFINPQIILHKNYLDDTLIFHFNTGVQFAWGKKPAEEYDHELALEAGVGASYRFAPNWFAGVETHFRSEYPKFDMGNFEHCVLFAGPSIHYGAKNWWATLSYSYQVFGNEVDQVTNGKAYAEEARNETRLKVGFNF, encoded by the coding sequence ATGAAAAAACTCACCTTGTTTCTTACCTCACTCGCCGTCGGTCTGGGCGGCTTCACCACTCCCTCTCTCCACGCCGACGAACATCTCTTCGGCTGGGTGCGCGGAGCCGAAACCCTGCCCGCTGGCCACTTCGATGCGTATCAATTCGTCACTCTCCGCACCGGCAAAGTCTCCGGGCAATACCACGCCTGGGATTACGATACCGAAGTGGAATATGGCATCACCGATCAGTTTCAGGTCGGAGTGTCGGTCACGAACCACTACTTCAACCTCAAGAACGTCGAGGAGCTGGATAATGGAAAAAATCTCCTCTTTGGCGGCGTCGAAGCCAGCGCGAAGTATCGTTTGCTCAGCCCCTTCAAAGACGGCATCGGCCTGGCCTTGCGCATGGAGGGCGGCTATCTCGTGAAGGACGACGTCGGCGGCCTCGATCAAAAGGAATGGTTCATCAACCCTCAGATCATCCTCCATAAGAACTACCTCGACGACACGCTCATCTTCCATTTCAACACCGGAGTGCAATTCGCCTGGGGCAAAAAACCCGCCGAGGAATACGATCACGAACTCGCGCTGGAAGCAGGCGTCGGAGCGTCGTATCGGTTTGCCCCGAACTGGTTTGCCGGAGTGGAAACGCATTTCCGCTCGGAGTATCCGAAGTTCGACATGGGGAATTTTGAGCATTGCGTGCTCTTTGCCGGGCCGAGTATCCATTACGGGGCGAAAAACTGGTGGGCCACCCTCAGTTATAGCTACCAAGTCTTCGGCAACGAGGTCGATCAAGTGACCAATGGCAAAGCTTACGCCGAGGAAGCCCGCAACGAGACCCGTCTGAAAGTGGGCTTTAACTTCTAA
- a CDS encoding FMN-binding protein, with product MKLNTFLITPVALIGSAVAGHGEIYLTVAQAQQAIFPGKTCTAAPMTLTPEQRKAIEAACKVRVRQAEVQAWKVAGGGWFIVDEVIGKHEFITWACGIRADGSVQGIEIMEYRETYGGEVRNPKWRAQFTGKTVASPIKLDSDIQNISGATLSSNHITEGVRRLLATSHVALR from the coding sequence ATGAAACTCAACACCTTTCTCATCACCCCCGTCGCGCTCATCGGCAGCGCGGTGGCGGGTCATGGCGAGATCTATCTCACCGTGGCGCAGGCGCAGCAGGCCATTTTCCCAGGAAAAACCTGCACCGCGGCCCCCATGACCCTCACGCCCGAGCAGCGCAAAGCCATTGAGGCCGCCTGCAAAGTGCGCGTGCGCCAGGCCGAAGTGCAGGCCTGGAAAGTGGCCGGCGGCGGGTGGTTTATCGTCGATGAAGTCATCGGAAAACACGAATTCATCACCTGGGCCTGCGGCATTCGGGCCGACGGCAGCGTGCAGGGCATCGAGATTATGGAATATCGCGAGACCTACGGCGGCGAGGTGCGCAACCCGAAATGGCGCGCCCAATTCACCGGAAAAACCGTCGCCAGTCCGATCAAACTGGACTCCGATATCCAGAACATCAGCGGAGCCACGCTCTCCTCGAATCACATCACCGAGGGCGTCCGCCGGTTGCTCGCCACCAGCCATGTCGCCCTGCGTTGA
- a CDS encoding FAD:protein FMN transferase, translating into MSPCVEHRRARPLLGTFVEINARGTCAEEAVEAAFAEIEKVHRLMSFHDPASDVSHFNATPVGKKIRLHPWTHRVLRLAAQLSEDSGGVFDITVAPALAALGFLPPTPRHSGSWRDLHLHSDGTGMKTQPLTIDLGGIAKGFAVDVAVRKLMRFPGIAAGLVNAGGDLRAFGNEPWPVAIRHASDPGQRAAIIQLQNAAVATSAGYYRSRQHDGTRITALIHGISRQPLSADGSVSVIAPTAAVADALTKVIALGASPRILRKYRAQSYVQNRLAVA; encoded by the coding sequence ATGTCGCCCTGCGTTGAACATCGCCGGGCCCGTCCGCTGCTCGGGACCTTCGTCGAGATCAACGCTCGCGGAACCTGCGCCGAAGAGGCGGTCGAGGCCGCATTTGCCGAGATCGAAAAGGTCCATCGGCTGATGAGTTTTCACGATCCGGCGAGTGATGTTTCCCATTTCAATGCCACTCCCGTGGGAAAAAAAATCCGCCTACATCCCTGGACCCATCGGGTCTTGCGCCTCGCCGCGCAGCTTTCGGAGGACAGCGGGGGCGTCTTCGACATCACCGTGGCACCCGCATTGGCCGCGCTGGGTTTTCTCCCCCCGACTCCCCGGCACTCCGGGTCGTGGCGCGATCTGCACCTCCATTCCGATGGAACTGGAATGAAAACGCAACCGCTCACCATCGACCTGGGTGGCATTGCCAAGGGATTCGCCGTGGACGTGGCCGTGCGAAAATTGATGCGTTTCCCCGGTATCGCAGCCGGCCTGGTCAATGCCGGCGGCGATTTGCGAGCCTTCGGTAACGAGCCGTGGCCGGTCGCCATTCGCCACGCCAGCGACCCCGGACAGCGGGCGGCCATAATTCAACTTCAGAACGCCGCCGTGGCCACCAGCGCCGGTTATTATCGAAGCCGCCAGCACGATGGCACTCGGATCACGGCCCTCATTCACGGCATTTCGCGCCAGCCACTTTCCGCCGACGGCAGCGTCTCCGTGATCGCCCCCACAGCCGCCGTCGCCGACGCCCTCACGAAAGTCATCGCCCTGGGTGCATCGCCCAGGATTCTGCGAAAATATCGCGCCCAATCCTACGTGCAGAATCGATTGGCAGTGGCATGA
- a CDS encoding DUF4405 domain-containing protein: MFIVLLLTGIFWAGLHRYGQVEGEFGPAPHPAEPWILRAHGAAAFAMLVLLGTLLPIHVKRSWKAGKNQFTGSVMLTFNFLLVLTGYGLYYAGNERLRGLTSWLHWWLGLTFPVALVWHIYAGRLSRKRLRETI, encoded by the coding sequence GTGTTTATCGTCCTCCTGCTCACCGGAATTTTTTGGGCCGGGTTGCATCGTTATGGACAGGTCGAAGGGGAATTTGGCCCCGCTCCTCACCCGGCCGAGCCCTGGATCTTGCGAGCCCACGGCGCGGCGGCCTTTGCCATGCTCGTTCTACTGGGCACGCTCCTCCCGATTCACGTCAAACGCTCCTGGAAAGCCGGCAAAAACCAATTCACCGGCAGCGTCATGCTGACGTTTAATTTCCTGCTCGTTCTCACTGGCTACGGCCTCTATTACGCTGGCAATGAACGCCTGCGCGGCCTCACGAGCTGGCTGCATTGGTGGCTCGGCCTCACGTTTCCCGTGGCGCTGGTCTGGCATATTTACGCGGGCCGCCTCAGCCGCAAACGCCTCCGCGAAACCATCTGA
- the hemQ gene encoding hydrogen peroxide-dependent heme synthase, translated as MIEKPLVPKEGWYVLHLFYRVEHGQWELLTPEEKIRAKTDLSELVQEARSLPQTQLLTFSMISPKADLGFMLLTNDLIAANALEKKLSLSLGEEILTPVFSFLSMTERSEYTMSDAEYGASVTEEKGHAAGSPEHTAAMTDFTQRMEKYAKDRLNPNMPDWPVFCFYPMSKRRDATNNWYALDFEARKKLMAGHAKVGRTYAGRVRQLITGSTGLDDAEWGVTLFAHDLFEIKAIVYEMRFDEVSAKYAEFGDFFIGLQMPLNELFHQLRV; from the coding sequence ATGATCGAAAAACCTCTCGTGCCGAAGGAAGGCTGGTATGTGCTACACCTCTTTTACCGCGTCGAGCACGGCCAATGGGAACTGCTCACACCCGAGGAAAAAATTCGCGCCAAGACCGATCTTTCCGAGCTCGTGCAGGAGGCGCGCTCGCTGCCGCAGACGCAGTTGCTAACCTTCAGCATGATCTCGCCGAAAGCCGACCTCGGCTTCATGCTTCTAACCAACGATCTCATCGCCGCAAACGCGCTGGAAAAAAAGCTCTCGCTCTCTCTCGGTGAGGAGATTCTAACTCCGGTTTTTTCCTTTCTCTCGATGACGGAGCGGAGCGAATACACGATGTCCGACGCGGAATACGGCGCATCCGTAACAGAGGAAAAAGGCCATGCCGCCGGATCTCCCGAACACACAGCCGCGATGACCGATTTCACCCAGCGGATGGAGAAATACGCGAAGGACCGGTTGAATCCTAACATGCCCGACTGGCCGGTGTTTTGCTTCTACCCCATGAGCAAACGGCGCGATGCGACTAACAATTGGTATGCGCTCGATTTCGAGGCACGCAAGAAGCTCATGGCGGGTCATGCAAAGGTCGGCCGCACCTATGCGGGACGCGTGCGACAGCTCATCACGGGCTCGACCGGGCTCGACGATGCAGAGTGGGGCGTGACGTTGTTTGCGCACGATTTGTTTGAGATCAAGGCGATCGTTTACGAGATGCGTTTCGATGAAGTGAGCGCGAAGTATGCGGAGTTTGGCGACTTCTTCATCGGTCTGCAAATGCCGCTGAACGAACTCTTTCACCAGCTACGAGTCTAA